The Terriglobus roseus sequence CTGTGCCCGGCCTGTCGCCCCGCACCGTGGGCGAGCACTACTTCGACTGGCACCACACGGAGGCTGACACGCTGGACAAGGTCGATCCGGACAGCTTCAAGCGCAACACCAGCATGCTGGCCGTGACCGCGTACATCCTGGCGGATATGGATGGGAAGCTGACCGGGCATAAGAGCCGCGGCGAATAAATCGGTCTTGCTGATTGCAAAGAAGGTCCGGCCGCGTGCCGGACCTTCTGCTTTTGGATGGGCTGGGAAATAGCATCGAATGTGCTGACATCCCTTCCCCCGAGGCCTGCCGTGCACTTGCTGCTCCTGCTTTTCCTGGTCGCAACTACCTCCTTCGCACAAGCGCCGGACTCGGATCGCGATGGGCTTTCCGATGCGCTGGAGAACGCGCTGCTGCAGCAGTACGCGCCCCGTCTTGAGATCTCATCGGACGATTGCTCCGTGCGGCCTGCCTCGTTTACCCCGGGAATCGCCGTGCCGACAGCTTTGGCGGATGACGGAACTTTGTACGGGCAGGCAATGCAACGACACGTCGCTGCGGGAGCGCCGCGTGAGATCGAGCTGCACTATTACCACCTCTGGCGACGCGATTGTGGCCGCATGGGGCATCCTCTGGATGCAGAGCATGTGGCCACGCTGTTGCGTCTCAACGACCCGGCGAAGCCGACCGAGCCCGATAGCTGGCACGCCGCGTACTGGTATGCGGCGGCGCATGAAGACACCGTTTGCGACGCCAGCCACCTCACGAGGGCCAGCACTATTGGCGCGGAGACGCGTGGTGCGCGCGTTTGGGTCTCCACAGGCAAGCATGGTTCGTTTCTGACCGAGAAGATGTGTACGCACGGCTGCGGTGGCGACCGTTGCGAACGGACCGTGGAGCTCAAGAGCCCGCCCGTTGTGAATCTGGGTGAGCTGCATGTGCCGATGAATGGTGCAGTCTGGAGCACCTCACCCAACTGGCCGGGACCGCTAAGCGACAAGATGCTGCGCAGCGACTTTCTGCCGGAGCGCACGGCGCGCGTGGACAGCCTGCGGAAGACCGACGTGGCCTGGGCCAATCCGGCGAAGCGGCCGGCGCAGGCTGCAATCCTTGGCGGGAATTCGGCCATCGATGGCGCGGTGGTCGGCGGTGACTCTACGGGAAAAGCGATCTCCGTTGCGGGAGACCAGACCGGCGACGCGCTCGGCACAGCGGCGCACAAGACCGGCCACGCTCTAGGCAAGAGCTGGCACGCCGTCCGCAAGGCACTGGGAGGCGGCGAGGCCGCGGCGGCGAAGTAGCGTGGCCACAGATATTCTGGAAGGCATGAGCGAATCAACCGCATTCACACTGCGCCGGTGCGCTGCCGGCGATGAGGCGCGCCTGCAACTGGTGGGCGGCGCCAGCTTTCTGGAGGCCTTTGCCGACATCCTGAACGGCGACGACATCCTGGCACACTTCCACAAGAACCACTCGGTGGAGACGTACGCGAAGTACCTGGCCATGCCGACGGGACGCACCGCCGTTGCGGAGGTGCCACCGGGTGACGGGCCGGTCGGCTACATTGTCTGCTGCGAGCCGGACCTGCCGGTCGATGTGACGCCCGAAGACTACGAGCTGCGCCGCATCTACCTGCTCCACCGCTTCCAGGGTCTCGGCATCGGCAAAGCGTTAATGGACCAGGCGATCGCGTACGCGCAGGAACTCGGCCGGAAGCGACTGCTGCTGGGTGTCTATGGAAAGAATCATGCTGCCATTAGGTTCTACGAGAAGGCTGGCTTCGCCCAGATCGGCGAGCGATATTTCACCGTAGGCGCGACGACGCACCACGATGCTGTGATGGCCCGACCACTGTAGTGCGGGGATGACCGGCAAAGACAAAGGGCGCTCGAATGAGCGCCCTTTGCGTATGCTTTACGACCGGAGCTCTACCACTGGCCCCATGCGCGGGTGAAGTAGTCCAGCATGGACATCATCACGAGCACGAAAAACGTGAAGAAGCCGGCTGAGACCGTCAGCTTTACCAGGCGCGAGCTGTACTTCACGTGCATGAAGAACAGCACGACGAATACAGCCTTCGTGCAGGCAATCGCGATGGCGATTGGGGCGTTGAAGATGCCGAGAGGAAGCATCGACGCGCCGACCGTCGCCAGGGTGCCGATCATCAGCACACCGAAGATCATGCCGTAGACGGCGGGGCTGACGATGTGGTGCGCCACATGCTCCGGGTTTGTGACGTTCATCGGATCGTGATAGTCGAGATTGTGGTGCTCGCTATCGACGGGAGCCAGATTGTGGGATGTAACTGGTTCGCTCATGCTGCTTCCTCAAAGTGTGCTGTTGCGGTGGCGGCGGCTCTTGCTGCACGGCCCGGCATCAATGTCGGTTGATCAGGTACAGGAACGGGAATAGGAAGATCCACACAATATCGACAAAGTGCCAGTACAGGCCGAAGTTCTCGATGGGTTGGACATACCCCGTTGTGTACAGGCCGGATCTCGCCTTCACCAGCAGCACAAACAGGATGGCGATTCCGATGATCATGTGCAGCGCGTGGACGCCGGTCATGGCGAAGTACAGCGAGAAGTAGATCTGCGTGTGGTTCGCCATGTCGACGGTCAGCGGCTTTTCCTTGCTGTCCGCGGGCGGATGCACAAAGTCGCGGATGTCGAATGAAGCGCCGGGCACGTGATGCTCTTCAAACTTCTGCGTGTATTCCACGGACTTGATGCCGAGGAAGATGAAGCCCAGACCGATGGTTGCGATCAGCGACCATTCCAGAAACTTCTTGTTGCGGATCTCTGCGGACCACACACCCATCGCCATGGTGAATGACGAGCTGATGAGGACGACCGTGTTGATCAGGCCCAAGGGCATGCTGATCGAGTTCGAGGCCGCTACAAATGCGTCGTAGTACCAGTTGCGGTACAGCAGGTACGCGAAGAACAGCCCGCCGAAGAACATGATTTCCGTCAGCAGGAAGAGCCACATACCAAAGGACGCCGCCTCGCGCTGCTGCTCGGCCGTCTCAAAGTGGTGCTTCTGGTAAAACGGGTGCTCGTGCACGTCGTGCGACGCGTGGATCTCGGGCTCCGGCGGATGCGTGATGGTCGAAGCGATCGACATGCAAAACCCTCTCAGGTACAGCGTAGTTCGTCTGTTACGAAACTCGTTTGAAACCCGGCGGACCCGACACCTGTCCGGTCCGCCGATAATGCTTAGCCGACGTGCTGCAGCTCGCGCTGTGTCTTGCGCTCAAGCCATTCGTAGTCGTATGCCTCGTGATCCACAATCGGCGTCTCGAGGAAGTTCTCCGTCAACGGTGGCGACTGAATCTGCCACTCGAGGCCGGTAGCCTGCCACGGGTTGTTGCCCGCAACTGCACCATACTTCAGCGACCAGGCGAGGTAGAAGATCGGCAACATGTAGCCGACACCCAGCACCGTTGCACCTGCGGTCGACAGTACGTTCAACACCTGGAACTCAGCCGGGTAGGCTGCGTAACGGCGTGGCATACCGAGGTAGCCGACGATGAACTGCGGGAAGAACGTCAGGATAAAGCCGATGAAGGTGACGACCGCGGCAAACTTGGACATACCTTCGGGATACATGCGGCCGGTCATCTTGGGCCACCAGAAGTGGATACCCGCGAGGAATGCCATCAGCATGCCGCCGACCATGACGAAGTGGAAGTGCGCCACGATGAAGTAGGTCTCGGTCAGGTGAACGTCCATACCGAGCGAACCCAGGAAGACGCCGGTCAGTCCACCGATGGTAAACAGGCCGATAAATCCGAAGGCGTACAGCATCGGGGTCTCAAACGTAATGGAACCCTTCTGCAGTGTGAACGCCCAGTTGAAGATCTTAATGGCCGAAGGTACAGCGACCAGCATCGTCAGCAGCGAGAATACGAGCGCCGAGTAGTTCGACACACCCATGATGAACATGTGGTGGGCCCAGACGAAGAAGCCGAAGACCGCGATGGCGACTGAGGAGAATGCGACTGCCGTGTAACCGAAGACGCGCTTACGGCTGAATGTCGAGATCACTTCCGAGATCACACCGAAGCCGGGCAGAATCATGATGTACACGGCCGGGTGTGAATAGAACCAGAACAAGTGCTGGAAGAGCAGCGGATCGCCGCCCTTGGACGGGTCAAAGAAGCCCAGTCCGAAAGCACGCTCGAGAGCGACCAGGACGATGGCAATTGCGAGAACCGGCGTGCCCAGAACCATCAGGACCGATGCCGCGTAGTTCGACCACACGAAGAGCGGCAGGCGGAACCACGTCATACCCGGCGCACGCATGCGGTGAACCGTCACGATGAAGTTCAGGCCGGTGAAGATCGACGAGAAGCCGGCGATGAAGATGGCCGTCGCGGTGGTGACCACGTGCGTGTTCAGGTAGTGCGTCGACAGCGGCGTGGTGAACGTCCAGCCGGTATCAACACCACCCAGGACCAGCGTGGTCAGGACGAAGATGCCGCCGGCCATGTACAGGTACCAGCTCAGCAGGTTGATCTTCGGGAACGCGAGATCCTTCGCACCGATCATGATCGGGATGAAGAAGTTGCCAAGCGTCGCCGGGACAGACGGCACCAGGAACAGGAAGATCATCACGATACCGTGCATCGTGAACATCTTGTTGTAGGTGTCGGCTGCCATCAGATCGCCCGCGGGCGTCAGCAGCTCAAGGCGTACCATGCCGGCGAAGAAGCCACCGATGAAGAAGAAGAACGTGATGCTGAACAGGTACAGCATCGCGATCCGCTTGTGGTCCGCGGTCAGCAGCCAGCTCAGCAGGCCATGCTCAGCCGTAATGTAGTTCTTCTTCGGCACAACGGCCGTCGCCTGGTCAGGCAGGGAGACGATGGTACTCATTGCGTCACCTTTTCGGGCACCATGGGCGCCGCGTCGTTTGACTTGGAAGTGTCCAGCGTCTGCTGCACACGGTAGTTGGTCTTCAGGCCCTTGATGTACTCCACCAGATCGATCAGACCTTCTTCGCTGATCTGACCCTGGTAGGTCGGCATAATCGGCTTGTAGCCCAGTGGGACGTGCTGCGAAGGATTGAGGATGGTGTCGCGCAGCCAGCCGTCGGTCGCTACCTGCTCGGTACCGTCATCCATCCTGATTTTAGACCCGTAGACGCCTGCGAGGTTCGGGCCGGCTGCCGTTGCGTTTCCACTGTGGCAGCTATTGCAGCCCATGGACGCAAACAGTCGCTCGCCGTTCTGAGCAAGGCTCATGCCGCTGGTAGACTCTTCCGTCCAGCGCTGGTAGTCTTCCGGCGCCATGGCAACAATGTCACCGATCATGCCGGAGTGAAGCGTACCGCAATACTGTGTGCAGAACAGGTGATATGTCCCCGCCTTGGTCGCGTTGAACCAGACGGTCGTATAACGACCCGGAATGACTTCACGCTTCACGCGGAACGCCGGGATTGAGTACGAGTGGAAGACGTCCTGCGAGATCATGGTCAACTGGACTGGACGACCGGTAGGGACGTGCAGAGCGTTGATCTCATGCTGGCCACCGGGATGCTCGGCCTTCCACATCCACTGCTTGCCCACAACGTAGACCTGCATCGCGTCTGCGGGCGGGTTGTAGATACGGAAGTAGAGCCACGCACCCCAGACGAAGACGAACAGAAAGATTCCCAGAGGGATGATGGTCCACGTTGCTTCCAACAGCGTGGAGCCTTCGATCTGCGTCGCAACCGGGCTCTTCTCTTTGCGGTACTTGATGCTGAAAACAAGCAGCAGGGTGCCCACCAGCACCAGGCCCAGAAGCGTCACCAGCCAAAGGAAGATGTAAAGCGCATCCGCCCATGGCGCGATGGTGGAGGCCTCCTGCGGCCATAGCGCCGAGGTGGTGAGCCACTTGGTTAGAAACTGCCAAAGTACTGGACTGATTCCCATCGTCTGCCTTTATCTCTTCCTGTCCGGATCTCTCGTTGCGGTGCTGCTGTTTCGGCGGCGGTTTCAAACTGCGCTGGAACCTACGTATGGTCCTGGTCCTTGCGGGTCAGAGCATGGTCGCGCCCTAATTTCAGGTCACGCCGAAACATCAAAAACATGAATCCACCCAGACCCGCCACCGTGATCATGCCGCCAAATTGCACCACGCGGGCGACGATCAGGCTGTGCTTGTTGCGATGGGGGTCGTAGTGGTAGCAATACGTCAAAATATTCGCGACCGGCGATCCGATCTTGTGGTCCGAAGACTCCACTAGACCCAGCATCAGGTCCTTCGGGGAGTACTCCACGCCCAAGTAGTACTGGGAGATCTTTGCTTCCGGCGTCAGCAGCTGGATGGCGCTGGCGTGGGCAAACTGCGTCGTCTTGCCGTCCGGCGAAGGGATCTTCACATAACCGAAACCCACGGCTTTCGTGACGGCGTCGATCGATGCCTGCTGCCCGGTCAGGAAGTGCCAGCCGGCCTCGGTCCCCGGACGGGCGTAGCGGCGGGTGTAGAGCGCCTTCTTCTTTGCCGCCTCGGCAGGCGTATCCGTCGGATCGATGCTGATGACGAGGACGTTGAAATCCTTCGAAGGATCCAGGTGCACCATGGCCAGGGACTGCACCAGGCCATCCAGCTCTTCCGAGCAGAGCATGGGGCACTTGAAGTAAACCAGGGCCAGTACTGCAGGCTTGCCATGACCGAAGTAGTCGGCCGTATTCACGGGCTTCCCTGTCTCATCGACAAAGGGCACGCCGGGCAAGGTGGTGTTGAGGTGCTGGTCGATTGCCGCGCCCTTCAGGACGGCCGGCAGTTCGTTGCCATACTCTGATCCGGTCTGCTTGTCCCCGTAGCTGGAGACCTGGCTACGCGACGGCAGCGCAGAACACAGCAGGCCGAGCGTCAGCGCCAACAGGCCGAGCCTGTTGGTCGTACGCTTCATCCGAATTGTGTTCTGCTGCTGCATTGTCGCTCCCTGCTTCTGTACGACTTACTTCTTTGCTTCGGCTGGATTCTCACCCAGGCTCATCTTCTGTTCGCGGCTCTCGATCTGGTCGAGTTCGTAGCCGGTGCGGGCGAACCCGCTGGTCAGCGGTGCGACTGCCGTGTACTGCTTGTCACCGGTCAGCTTGCCCTGCGTGGCGCTTGCCATCGAAGACGCTGCCGGCAGACCGCGCTTCACGACGAGCTCCATTGCCTTTTCGATCGGGATACGAACCGTTCCAGCCGGTCCCTCAGAGGCTTCTGCTGCGGTGTAGTGCTCCAGCAGAAGATCTTCCCGGGCGTGCATGTCCGCCGTCTCCTGATTATCGTCGTCGGTCGGGACGCGGGGTGTCGGGAAGCTCTGTGCGATCTTCGCTGCCGCTTCCTGCTCCTGCACCGGGTTGTTTGCCAGGCTCTCGCCGCGGCGCTGAATGCCGGCCGGGCTGCCGCCTGCAAGGGCTGACTTCGAAGCTTCATCCACGTCCTGCTTCAACAGGCCGTAGTTGATCGCCTTACCCATCGCGTAGCAGAGCACGAAAAAAACGATGAGGAAGCCCATGAGGCCGCCAAGGAAGACGACGACGCCGCGGGTGTTGACGTCCGTGGTCTCATAGCCCGGGTGCTCCGCGTCAAACTTCTCGGACGGGTGCGGAACCGGCTTGGGAAGGCCATGCTCGTCGTGCGAGGTGGACGGCCCCTTGACGCTCTCTACGTGATCGCGGTCATTGAACTCAGTGGGCATGTTCGGGCTCCAGGACCTCGGCGGTGTGCGGGTCGTTCAGGACGATCACCGGACGCGAGGCCAGGTTGGTCAGGTAGAAGTACAGCCACACACCAAGCACGAATACGGGCACAGTGATGTAGGCAAAGATGCCGAAGCTGAAATGCAGGTTCGCAGCCGCATCCGGGAAGTTCGGCTCGATCATCCAGAACAGATCGAAGCAGCGGGCGAAGATCATCCAGCCGGTGAGGGCGAGCATCTTGCGGCTGTCGTACTTGAACTGGCGGCTCAGCAGGAGGCAGAACGGCACAACCCAGTGGAAGATGAAGTCCAGCGAGCAGATAACCCACCAGCCGCCACGAATGCGGTTCAGGTACCAGGGAATTTCTTCCGGCGAATTGGCCGACCAGATGATGAGGAACTGCGCGAAGCTGAGATAGATGTTCAGCATCACGAAGCCCAGCATGAACTTGCCGAGATCGTACTGTTCCGTTTTACGGAGAGCGGTCCGCAACGGCTCAAACTTCGAGAGGCGGATGATGGTGTGGACACCCAGTGCCAGTACGCCGTAGCCCTGGCCGACCAGGAAGATGAGGCCATACATGGTGGAGTACCAGGTGATGTCCAGCGACATGACGAGGTCGATCGCCACAACAGTCAACAGTGCCACATAGATCAGGATGCCGATGCCGGAGAGGTTCTCGGCCTTGATGCGCCAGTACTCGAACGAGGTCAACGAACCTGCTGCGGGGTCTGCGTCACGCTGCAGGGACCACTTGCTGAGGATGCCGCCCCAGAGCGCCATGAATCCGAAGACCACGACGAACTCGATGATCACGCTCGTCGGGCTGAGCATAATGCGCTTCCAGTCGAGCGAATGTGCCTGGCCCTCGTCGAGGAGACCACTGTGCAGGGCGTTCTCGACCGCTTCGTGCGTCGGGAAGGCAGCCCACATCCAGAGG is a genomic window containing:
- a CDS encoding GNAT family N-acetyltransferase, translated to MSESTAFTLRRCAAGDEARLQLVGGASFLEAFADILNGDDILAHFHKNHSVETYAKYLAMPTGRTAVAEVPPGDGPVGYIVCCEPDLPVDVTPEDYELRRIYLLHRFQGLGIGKALMDQAIAYAQELGRKRLLLGVYGKNHAAIRFYEKAGFAQIGERYFTVGATTHHDAVMARPL
- the coxB gene encoding cytochrome c oxidase subunit II; this translates as MGISPVLWQFLTKWLTTSALWPQEASTIAPWADALYIFLWLVTLLGLVLVGTLLLVFSIKYRKEKSPVATQIEGSTLLEATWTIIPLGIFLFVFVWGAWLYFRIYNPPADAMQVYVVGKQWMWKAEHPGGQHEINALHVPTGRPVQLTMISQDVFHSYSIPAFRVKREVIPGRYTTVWFNATKAGTYHLFCTQYCGTLHSGMIGDIVAMAPEDYQRWTEESTSGMSLAQNGERLFASMGCNSCHSGNATAAGPNLAGVYGSKIRMDDGTEQVATDGWLRDTILNPSQHVPLGYKPIMPTYQGQISEEGLIDLVEYIKGLKTNYRVQQTLDTSKSNDAAPMVPEKVTQ
- a CDS encoding cytochrome C oxidase subunit IV family protein, with the translated sequence MSEPVTSHNLAPVDSEHHNLDYHDPMNVTNPEHVAHHIVSPAVYGMIFGVLMIGTLATVGASMLPLGIFNAPIAIAIACTKAVFVVLFFMHVKYSSRLVKLTVSAGFFTFFVLVMMSMLDYFTRAWGQW
- a CDS encoding SCO family protein: MKRTTNRLGLLALTLGLLCSALPSRSQVSSYGDKQTGSEYGNELPAVLKGAAIDQHLNTTLPGVPFVDETGKPVNTADYFGHGKPAVLALVYFKCPMLCSEELDGLVQSLAMVHLDPSKDFNVLVISIDPTDTPAEAAKKKALYTRRYARPGTEAGWHFLTGQQASIDAVTKAVGFGYVKIPSPDGKTTQFAHASAIQLLTPEAKISQYYLGVEYSPKDLMLGLVESSDHKIGSPVANILTYCYHYDPHRNKHSLIVARVVQFGGMITVAGLGGFMFLMFRRDLKLGRDHALTRKDQDHT
- a CDS encoding cytochrome c oxidase subunit 3 family protein — encoded protein: MSIASTITHPPEPEIHASHDVHEHPFYQKHHFETAEQQREAASFGMWLFLLTEIMFFGGLFFAYLLYRNWYYDAFVAASNSISMPLGLINTVVLISSSFTMAMGVWSAEIRNKKFLEWSLIATIGLGFIFLGIKSVEYTQKFEEHHVPGASFDIRDFVHPPADSKEKPLTVDMANHTQIYFSLYFAMTGVHALHMIIGIAILFVLLVKARSGLYTTGYVQPIENFGLYWHFVDIVWIFLFPFLYLINRH
- a CDS encoding cytochrome c oxidase subunit I translates to MSTIVSLPDQATAVVPKKNYITAEHGLLSWLLTADHKRIAMLYLFSITFFFFIGGFFAGMVRLELLTPAGDLMAADTYNKMFTMHGIVMIFLFLVPSVPATLGNFFIPIMIGAKDLAFPKINLLSWYLYMAGGIFVLTTLVLGGVDTGWTFTTPLSTHYLNTHVVTTATAIFIAGFSSIFTGLNFIVTVHRMRAPGMTWFRLPLFVWSNYAASVLMVLGTPVLAIAIVLVALERAFGLGFFDPSKGGDPLLFQHLFWFYSHPAVYIMILPGFGVISEVISTFSRKRVFGYTAVAFSSVAIAVFGFFVWAHHMFIMGVSNYSALVFSLLTMLVAVPSAIKIFNWAFTLQKGSITFETPMLYAFGFIGLFTIGGLTGVFLGSLGMDVHLTETYFIVAHFHFVMVGGMLMAFLAGIHFWWPKMTGRMYPEGMSKFAAVVTFIGFILTFFPQFIVGYLGMPRRYAAYPAEFQVLNVLSTAGATVLGVGYMLPIFYLAWSLKYGAVAGNNPWQATGLEWQIQSPPLTENFLETPIVDHEAYDYEWLERKTQRELQHVG